Proteins co-encoded in one Arachis hypogaea cultivar Tifrunner chromosome 13, arahy.Tifrunner.gnm2.J5K5, whole genome shotgun sequence genomic window:
- the LOC112791963 gene encoding CSC1-like protein At1g69450 isoform X2 — protein sequence MLLTSPTTHWMCSQYQMLWVHFFAVYILTGFICLLLHHEYKYIALKRLSYFYSSDPRPHQFTILVRSIPSSSSYSISDSVESFFREFYPSTYVSHVVIRRTNKIRSLLIKAKNLYKKITQLRKHNRQKNKQGDYFRLFGQDDGLIDQYGKKLSEIEQNVRLHQSENSLATEEARAAFVFFKSRYAAATAFHMQQSVNPTQWIAEPAPEPRDVYWPFFSESFMRRWISKLVVLVATTLFTLLFLIPVVIVQGLTNLKQLEVLFPFLTSILTIKFVTQIITGYLPSLILQLSLKAVPPIMGFLTSMQGYISHSDIESSACNKVIWFTVWNVFLATVFSGSFISLLSVILDPKHIPERLAVAVPAQASFFITYVVTSGWTSVTSELFRIIPLLGSLITRPFSSPDDEFEVPSLPFHRDVPRVLFFGLLGITYFFLAPLILPFLLAYLCLAYIIYRNQFINVYAPKYETGGKLWPTVHNTMIFSLILMHMIALGIFALKKLSPASSWMLPLPVLTLLFNEYCRKRFLPIFIAYSTESLIKKDREDQNDPRMAEFYKKLVIAYKDPALLPFHYTSNTDDLFDPLLS from the exons ATGTTGTTGACTTCGCCAACAACTCATTGGATGTGTTCACAATATCAAAT gtTGTGGGTTCATTTCTTTGCTGTATATATTCTCACTGGATTTATATGCTTACTACTTCACCAT GAATATAAGTACATAGCTTTGAAAAGACTCTCTTACTTTTATTCATCCGATCCTCGGCCACATCAGTTCACCATTTTGGTTCGCAGCATTCCAAGCTCCTCAAGTTACAGTATCAGTGACAGTGTTGAGAGCTTCTTTAGGGAGTTTTACCCATCTACATATGTGTCGCACGTGGTCATTCGTCGCACAAACAAAATCAGAAGTCTCCTA ATTAAAGCAAAGAATTTGTATAAAAAGATTACTCAATTACGGAAACACAATCGCCAAAAGAATAAACAAGGTGATTATTTTCGACTTTTTGGACAAGACGATGGTCTTATAGATCAATATGGCAAGAAGTTGAGCGAAATTGAACAGAATGTAAGATTGCATCAGTCAGAGAATTCACTGGCAACAGAA GAGGCTCGAGCTGCGTTTGTGTTCTTCAAGTCTCGTTATGCCGCTGCAACTGCCTTCCATATGCAGCAATCAGTCAATCCCACCCAGTGGATTGCTGAGCCAGCTCCAGAACCTCGGGATGTTTACTGGCCTTTCTTTTCTGAATCATTCATGCGAAGATGGATTTCTAAATTGGTGGTTTTAGTTGCAACTACTCTATTCACACTTTTGTTCCTTATACCAGTTGTGATTGTACAGGGCCTAACCAACCTCAAACAACTGGAAGTTTTGTTTCCGTTCTTGACAAGTATTCTAACCAT AAAATTTGTTACCCAAATAATCACAGGATATCTTCCCAGTCTTATTCTTCAATTGTCTCTGAAAGCGGTACCTCCTATCATGGGGTTCCTTACCTCCATgcaaggttacatctcacatagtGATATAGAAAGTAGTGCATGCAACAAAGTGATATGGTTCACAGTATGGAACGTCTTTCTTGCAACTGTCTTTTCTGGGTCATTTATATCCTTGCTATCTGTCATCCTTGATCCAAAGCACATTCCTGAGAGGTTGGCAGTTGCTGTTCCAGCACAG GCATCTTTTTTCATTACTTATGTTGTCACATCAGGATGGACAAGTGTGACATCAGAGCTCTTTCGGATAATTCCTCTACTTGGCAGTTTGATTACAAGGCCCTTCTCAAGTCCTGATGATGAATTTGAAGTACCATCTCTTCCTTTCCACAGGGATGTTCCAAGGGTCCTTTTCTTTGGACTTCTTGGTATCACATATTTCTTCCTAGCTCCACTAATTTTACCATTCCTATTGGCCTATCTCTGTCTCGCATACATCATTTATCGAAACCAG TTTATAAATGTATATGCACCAAAGTATGAAACCGGTGGGAAATTATGGCCTACAGTGCACAATACAATGATTTTCTCTCTGATACTCATGCACATGATTGCACTGGGAATTTTCGCATTGAAAAAGCTTTCTCCAGCATCCTCCTGGATGCTTCCTCTACCAGTTCTCACTCTTCTCTTTAACGAGTACTGCCGAAAGCGATTCTTGCCCATATTTATCGCATACTCTACAGAG AGTTTGATTAAGAAGGACAGAGAAGACCAAAATGATCCAAGAATGGCTGAATTTTACAAGAAGTTGGTAATTGCTTATAAAGACCCTGCTTTGCTTCCATTTCATTACACATCAAACACTGATGATCTATTCGATCCCCTATTATCTTAA
- the LOC112791963 gene encoding CSC1-like protein At1g69450 isoform X1, translated as MIISALLTSVGINTGLCVVFFACYSILRKQPSNYAVYIPRLLAEGTSKRIPRFNLERILPFSNWVARAWRLSEDELLSLSGLDAVVFMRMITFSLKIFTFAGIIGIFVLLPVNCWGNQLQDFDVVDFANNSLDVFTISNVNSGSNWLWVHFFAVYILTGFICLLLHHEYKYIALKRLSYFYSSDPRPHQFTILVRSIPSSSSYSISDSVESFFREFYPSTYVSHVVIRRTNKIRSLLIKAKNLYKKITQLRKHNRQKNKQGDYFRLFGQDDGLIDQYGKKLSEIEQNVRLHQSENSLATEEARAAFVFFKSRYAAATAFHMQQSVNPTQWIAEPAPEPRDVYWPFFSESFMRRWISKLVVLVATTLFTLLFLIPVVIVQGLTNLKQLEVLFPFLTSILTIKFVTQIITGYLPSLILQLSLKAVPPIMGFLTSMQGYISHSDIESSACNKVIWFTVWNVFLATVFSGSFISLLSVILDPKHIPERLAVAVPAQASFFITYVVTSGWTSVTSELFRIIPLLGSLITRPFSSPDDEFEVPSLPFHRDVPRVLFFGLLGITYFFLAPLILPFLLAYLCLAYIIYRNQFINVYAPKYETGGKLWPTVHNTMIFSLILMHMIALGIFALKKLSPASSWMLPLPVLTLLFNEYCRKRFLPIFIAYSTESLIKKDREDQNDPRMAEFYKKLVIAYKDPALLPFHYTSNTDDLFDPLLS; from the exons ATGATTATCTCTGCACTCTTGACATCCGTTGGGATAAACACTGGTCTCTGTGTAGTGTTCTTCGCATGTTACTCCATATTGAGGAAGCAACCAAGTAACTATGCAGTCTATATACCGCGCCTACTTGCTGAGGGAACATCCAAGAGGATACCACGTTTCAATCTAGAGAGAATACTACCTTTCTCCAACTGGGTTGCAAGAGCATGGAGGCTCTCTGAGGATGAACTTTTATCATTGTCAGGATTAGATGCTGTTGTGTTTATGCGCATGATAACGTTCAG TTTGAAAATATTTACTTTTGCTGGGATTATAGGGATCTTTGTGCTTCTTCCAGTCAATTGCTGGGGAAATCAGCTGCAAGATTTTGATGTTGTTGACTTCGCCAACAACTCATTGGATGTGTTCACAATATCAAATGTAAACAGTGGTTCTAATTG gtTGTGGGTTCATTTCTTTGCTGTATATATTCTCACTGGATTTATATGCTTACTACTTCACCAT GAATATAAGTACATAGCTTTGAAAAGACTCTCTTACTTTTATTCATCCGATCCTCGGCCACATCAGTTCACCATTTTGGTTCGCAGCATTCCAAGCTCCTCAAGTTACAGTATCAGTGACAGTGTTGAGAGCTTCTTTAGGGAGTTTTACCCATCTACATATGTGTCGCACGTGGTCATTCGTCGCACAAACAAAATCAGAAGTCTCCTA ATTAAAGCAAAGAATTTGTATAAAAAGATTACTCAATTACGGAAACACAATCGCCAAAAGAATAAACAAGGTGATTATTTTCGACTTTTTGGACAAGACGATGGTCTTATAGATCAATATGGCAAGAAGTTGAGCGAAATTGAACAGAATGTAAGATTGCATCAGTCAGAGAATTCACTGGCAACAGAA GAGGCTCGAGCTGCGTTTGTGTTCTTCAAGTCTCGTTATGCCGCTGCAACTGCCTTCCATATGCAGCAATCAGTCAATCCCACCCAGTGGATTGCTGAGCCAGCTCCAGAACCTCGGGATGTTTACTGGCCTTTCTTTTCTGAATCATTCATGCGAAGATGGATTTCTAAATTGGTGGTTTTAGTTGCAACTACTCTATTCACACTTTTGTTCCTTATACCAGTTGTGATTGTACAGGGCCTAACCAACCTCAAACAACTGGAAGTTTTGTTTCCGTTCTTGACAAGTATTCTAACCAT AAAATTTGTTACCCAAATAATCACAGGATATCTTCCCAGTCTTATTCTTCAATTGTCTCTGAAAGCGGTACCTCCTATCATGGGGTTCCTTACCTCCATgcaaggttacatctcacatagtGATATAGAAAGTAGTGCATGCAACAAAGTGATATGGTTCACAGTATGGAACGTCTTTCTTGCAACTGTCTTTTCTGGGTCATTTATATCCTTGCTATCTGTCATCCTTGATCCAAAGCACATTCCTGAGAGGTTGGCAGTTGCTGTTCCAGCACAG GCATCTTTTTTCATTACTTATGTTGTCACATCAGGATGGACAAGTGTGACATCAGAGCTCTTTCGGATAATTCCTCTACTTGGCAGTTTGATTACAAGGCCCTTCTCAAGTCCTGATGATGAATTTGAAGTACCATCTCTTCCTTTCCACAGGGATGTTCCAAGGGTCCTTTTCTTTGGACTTCTTGGTATCACATATTTCTTCCTAGCTCCACTAATTTTACCATTCCTATTGGCCTATCTCTGTCTCGCATACATCATTTATCGAAACCAG TTTATAAATGTATATGCACCAAAGTATGAAACCGGTGGGAAATTATGGCCTACAGTGCACAATACAATGATTTTCTCTCTGATACTCATGCACATGATTGCACTGGGAATTTTCGCATTGAAAAAGCTTTCTCCAGCATCCTCCTGGATGCTTCCTCTACCAGTTCTCACTCTTCTCTTTAACGAGTACTGCCGAAAGCGATTCTTGCCCATATTTATCGCATACTCTACAGAG AGTTTGATTAAGAAGGACAGAGAAGACCAAAATGATCCAAGAATGGCTGAATTTTACAAGAAGTTGGTAATTGCTTATAAAGACCCTGCTTTGCTTCCATTTCATTACACATCAAACACTGATGATCTATTCGATCCCCTATTATCTTAA
- the LOC112783273 gene encoding uncharacterized protein, giving the protein MVNKRKERESEEGVGTKNTEELSNEWEQIREEAASVAAALLGARRAKKRYIGVRQRPSGRWVAEIKDTIQNIRLWLGTYDTAEDAARAYDEAARLLRGANTRTNFFPSQDPNSVPALPPKIAKLLLLRLKARSISSSCMVTTFPSNHFEQEKKAEPEPEPELELEPKPEPLFSKLIEEQTYQLENFLDIEGYGAVGENYDGASYGSAATTSCDCSTITCDYGGTNNVANFDQEVCMENFKMEDGCANNVDDGRNNQIVRPKGEFEDCNAGFIDFHFLDTVGSLVCSSSPFEITEEMVGPMAEENYDVDDSPLLRMKYERKFSACLYTFIGVGECLRLQDRPE; this is encoded by the coding sequence ATGgtgaataaaagaaaagagagggaaagtgAAGAAGGAGTGGGAACTAAGAACACTGAAGAATTGAGCAATGAGTGGGAGCAGATAAGGGAGGAGGCTGCATCAGTGGCAGCTGCACTACTTGGAGCAAGAAGAGCAAAGAAGCGCTACATTGGCGTGCGCCAACGTCCTTCAGGGCGATGGGTGGCCGAGATCAAAGACACCATACAGAATATTAGGCTGTGGTTAGGCACCTACGACACTGCTGAAGATGCTGCTAGAGCTTATGATGAGGCTGCTCGCTTGCTTCGCGGCGCTAATACCCGCACTAATTTCTTTCCATCACAAGATCCTAATTCTGTTCCAGCTCTTCCTCCAAAGATCGCGAAGCTCCTCCTTCTTAGGCTCAAAGCTAGAAGCATTTCCTCTTCTTGCATGGTTACTACTTTTCCTAGTAACCATTTTGAGCAAGAAAAAAAGGCCGAACCAGAACCAGAACCAGAGCTAGAACTAGAACCAAAACCAGAACCACTTTTTTCTAAACTAATAGAAGAACAAACATACCAATTAGAAAATTTTCTAGATATTGAGGGATATGGGGCTGTTGGAGAGAATTATGATGGTGCTAGTTATGGTTCTGCTGCCACAACTAGTTGTGACTGTAGTACCATTACTTGTGACTATGGTGGAACTAACAATGTAGCAAATTTTGACCAAGAGGTTTGCATGGAAAATTTCAAGATGGAGGATGGTTGTGCTAACAATGTTGATGATGGAAGAAACAATCAAATTGTTAGGCCCAAAGGAGAATTTGAAGACTGCAATGCTGGTTTCATAGACTTCCACTTTTTGGACACTGTTGGATCATTGGTttgctcttcttctccttttgAAATAACTGAGGAAATGGTAGGGCCAATGGCGGAAGAGAATTATGATGTGGATGATTCACCATTGCTTAGGATGAAGTATGAAAGAAAATTCTCAGCATGTCTTTATACATTCATTGGTGTTGGTGAGTGTTTGAGGCTGCAGGATCGACCTGAATAG
- the LOC112791966 gene encoding uncharacterized protein codes for MGTLSLWAVLCESKRIINAHSRHFLALSVIFLLPLSFSLIVSPTLLLLFDPSPAKSTSSRLHVLLRLTTTTSSHHTHHQPHPQLTLTSLLFPLCFSIFLFLTSIGALSSITHSVLHGFFGRPVKLHSALLSILSSFLPLLSTHFFSHLLLLLPLLPLLFIPPPSSSSPLIQTILYFFLLILLTILLVNLRISWTLAPVIAVAESSYALRPLRRSAALVRTMKPLAASTILFFGLLEGLLLWSSSVLVTTGGVGAWWKDWAVVLQIVLTSTTLMVLMLYHTAADTVLYMYCKAVHGELAMEIAEEFAREYVSLPFDEEKVPHVVSVVPRVSV; via the coding sequence ATGGGTACCCTGAGCCTCTGGGCGGTGCTATGCGAATCCAAGAGAATCATAAACGCCCACTCTCGCCACTTTTTGGCCCTCTCCGTCATCTTCctcctccctctctctttctctctcatcgtCTCCCCCACCCTCCTCCTTCTCTTTGACCCCTCCCCCGCCAAATCCACCTCCTCCCGCCTCCACGTCCTCCTCCGcctcaccaccaccacctcctcccaCCACACCCACCACCAACCCCATCCCCAACTCACCCTCACCTCCCTCCTCTTCCCCCTTTGCTTCtccatcttcctcttcctcacCTCCATCGGCGCACTCTCCTCCATAACCCACAGCGTCCTCCACGGCTTCTTCGGCCGCCCCGTCAAGCTCCACTCCGCCCTCCTTTCAATCCTCTCCTCCTTCCTCCCTCTCCTGTCCACCCACTTCTTCTcccatctcctcctcctcctccccctaCTTCCCCTTCTCTTCATCCcacccccttcttcttcctctcctctcaTCCAAACCAtactctacttcttccttctcatTCTCCTCACCATCCTCCTCGTCAACCTCCGCATCTCATGGACCCTCGCCCCCGTCATCGCCGTCGCCGAATCCTCTTACGCCCTCCGCCCCCTCCGCCGTAGCGCCGCCCTTGTCAGAACCATGAAACCCCTCGCCGCCTCCACCATCCTCTTCTTCGGCCTCCTCGAGGGACTCTTGCTATGGAGCAGCTCCGTGCTCGTCACCACCGGCGGCGTTGGCGCCTGGTGGAAGGACTGGGCCGTTGTGTTACAGATCGTGCTGACGTCAACGACTCTGATGGTGCTGATGCTTTACCACACGGCCGCAGACACCGTGCTGTACATGTACTGCAAGGCGGTGCACGGCGAGCTGGCGATGGAGATCGCGGAGGAGTTCGCCAGGGAGTATGTTAGCCTCCCTTTCGATGAAGAGAAAGTACCTCATGTCGTCTCTGTTGTTCCTCGTGTTTCAGTTTAA
- the LOC112791964 gene encoding uncharacterized protein, with amino-acid sequence MEISSGGCSPRGISKKEGSEETTNLQLQELPHRVHEHVDFNLNSQVQSMNALDILRETVRILRFNSWGFMAITVVLICPVSAVILSNVLVDESIVKSLSIRLMLVAKTSGLPLRPLIKQSCHRFAEMAISSAVSFPLYPTLVLCSKAAVVYSVDCTYSRKKCDASKFCMIIAKFWRKIVSTYMWSCTVIVGCITLFCVFLVAFCSALSVLGFSPDVMVYAAVMVGLVFSVVFANAIIICDIAIVISVLEDVSGAQAMMRSNMLIKGQTQVGLLIFLGSTMGMAFVEGLFEHRVKTLSYGDGSSRLWEGPLLVVMYSFMVLIDSMMSVVFYFSCRSCRMEAADGESSSILEMAMSAETMAIQ; translated from the coding sequence ATGGAGATTTCAAGTGGAGGTTGTTCTCCAAGGGGGATTTCGAAGAAAGAGGGATCTGAGGAAACAACCAATTTGCAGCTACAGGAACTCCCTCATCGTGTCCATGAGCATGTTGATTTCAATTTGAATAGCCAAGTccaatcaatgaatgcattggataTCCTCAGAGAAACCGTGAGGATCCTCAGGTtcaattcttggggtttcatgGCAATCACTGTTGTTCTAATTTGCCCTGTTTCTGCAGTTATACTTTCAAATGTGTTAGTTGATGAGTCCATTGTCAAGAGCCTTAGCATTAGGCTTATGCTTGTTGCAAAAACCAGTGGCCTCCCATTGAGGCCTTTAATCAAACAGTCTTGCCACCGTTTCGCTGAGATGGCGATTTCTTCAGCTGTTAGCTTCCCCTTATATCCCACATTGGTGTTGTGTTCTAAAGCTGCTGTGGTGTACTCTGTAGATTGTACTTACTCCAGGAAGAAGTGTGATGCTTCAAAATTTTGTATGATCATTGCTAAGTTCTGGAGGAAGATCGTTTCCACTTACATGTGGTCTTGTACAGTTATAGTTGGTTGCATCACATTGTTCTGTGTTTTCCTTGTTGCATTCTGTTCCGCATTGTCTGTTCTTGGATTCTCGCCCGATGTTATGGTGTATGCTGCTGTGATGGTGGGGCTCGTTTTCTCTGTTGTATTTGCCAACGCCATTATAATTTGTGACATTGCAATTGTTATATCTGTGTTGGAGGATGTTTCGGGTGCGCAGGCAATGATGCGGTCAAATATGTTGATTAAGGGACAAACTCAGGTTGGCCTGCTCATATTTCTTGGATCGACAATGGGAATGGCTTTCGTGGAAGGATTGTTTGAGCATAGGGTGAAGACACTGAGCTATGGTGATGGATCTTCAAGATTGTGGGAAGGGCCACTCTTGGTGGTGATGTATTCGTTCATGGTGCTTATAGATTCCATGATGAGTGTAGTTTTCTACTTCAGTTGTAGATCGTGTCGCATGGAGGCTGCAGATGGGGAAAGCAGCTCAATTTTAGAAATGGCCATGTCTGCTGAAACAATGGCCATTCAATGA